ATTAGGTGGCTGGCTCATCTACCAGAAGAAAACGGCTGCTCCTGCTACCGGCTCCGTTCTGTCGAATGACTGGCGCCCCATGTTCACGGTGGCAACGCTGCTCCTACTCACTGCCGCTCTAGGCCCGCAGTGGCTGACGTGGTCGGAGCGGTGGGTAGTGCAAAGCTTGCTTCTGACAGTAATGATATTGGAAGCTAATCACTTACGCCAACTGCATAACAGAGTACACTCGGCCCCGAAGCTAGCTACTATGCTCGGCTGCTTAGCCATGCTGACCATGAGCCAAGCACCAGCGCCCCAAGACCCCACGCTTCAGCCTGAGCGCCAGGGCTACACCACATTCAGCGTAGGTGGTTCGGCTGGCTCTATGCGGCAGCTGTATGATTATCCTTACGGGTGCTCCGGTTCGCGCTATGATGTCCCGACATACCGTCAGCATTACCAAGTGGGCACACTCGATGTTGCCCAAACCCAGCCCTTTGGTCGGCACCTCACCTTCACCTACGGCGCGGCGCTTCACGTGGGCCAGACCCGCTTTTTGCCCGATCAGGATACCTCCTTTGTCCCGCACTCAGCCTATAATACTCCGGTGCCTGCCTTCACCTACGATGGTAAGCGGCAGCTGTTCACCATCAACCCCTATCTGGAAGTAGCTCGTCCTGAATATCTACGCATGGGGCTAGGTGTCCACCTCGGTACAGCAGCTTACGATTTTCCGTATAGCCCTGGAGAGCGGAATAAGGTCAGATTGCAGTTCCTGTTAGAGGGTGGCTATATGCCTTACGTGTTCTTGCACATGAGCATCAACCAGGGAGCCCGAGGAGTGGGCGACGGTACCTCTATGGTTGGCCTGGGGTCAGGCTTTGGCCAGAACGAGCCGCGCCTGCTTACCGGTTTGGCTTTGGTGAACAGCGAATCAAATGCGGGACTGCTAGAAAAAGTCACTTATTCCTACATTCCTTTCATACAAGGCAGTATACCGGTAAACGCCAACTGGGAAATCCTGCCATACGCAGCTACTAACTTCAAGCACGTAAACCAAGTGCGCGTGCAGTTGCGCTACCGCTTGCCCCGGGCCACGACCCGCTAAGATGCTGGCGCTTTGCCAAACCACTGTTCAGACCTAGCCCCCAAATCGCCGGACCAGCCACATGATTAGGCTGAGCAGCAAGCTGATTAGCACCATCGAAACAAAAGGAGCATAGAGCCGGAAGCCAGGCCGCTCTACCCGCACGTCGCCGGGCAGACGTCCAAACCAGCCGAGCAAACTGCCGCCACCTAGCCACAGGAAAGCGCCCAGCAGCACAATACCTAGCCCCAGCAGGACAAGAATTTTACCGAGTTGAGGAGTCATGGTTGTAGGCTATAAGCTGTTTCTACGGCCAGTATACGTGTCTCTTATTTACAGATTACACAGTTACTTGAAATACCCCTATTTAATGACCTTAATTTTCTGTTTCACAAGCATTTATTATATAGAATAATAGTATTTTAGAGTACTGCTTTGTGAAGTACCAGGTGGGTAGCACGCCAGCTAAATTCGACCTAGCAGCAGCTTTCTTGCCGACGTAAATTCTTTCTTTGGTATCAGCTCTATCCTATGTCTTCGTTGCTGTTGCCTTCGCCTCTTGGGCACCATTATTACTCCTTGTTTTACCTGCTAGCCTTTGCATTAAATCAAGGGTTGTTGCTGTGGGAAGGGTATCGGCGCGGCTACCCGGTCCGAACGTGGCTGCTGCTCATGGCCTGCACAACGCTGGCGTTTATTCTAGGTACCAAGCTGATAGCTGTTCCGGCCTCTGAGTGGGCAGCTTGGTGGCACACTGGGCAATGGCCAACTTCCACCATGCGCTCTGCCTTAGGTGGTGCCGTAAGCGGCACGCTGGCGTTGCTCGCGCTGCGGCGCTGGCTAGGCTTTAGCTGGCACGTCTTCGATGCATTCACAGTGCCGTTTTGCGTGGCGCTGGCCGTGCAGTGCGTAGGCTGTCTACTCACGGGTTGCTGCTTCGGCGAGCTAGCTCACGACGGCCTAGGCCTCTGCTACGCGCCCGGTACCCCGCCCTTCCTGACCCAAGTACAGCAAGGACTCATAGCCGCAACGGCCTCTCATTCACTACCTGTGCAGCCCGTGCAGGTGTACCAATTGCTGGTATGCCTAGCCGTCGGCGCAACTATTCTGCTGGTGCGCCGCAAGCCATGGCCCGGTGGCAGCTGGCGTTTGCTGGGGCTAGGCTTACTACTGCTCGGACGCTTCTGGCTGGAGTTTCTGCGCGACCCTGCCAGTGAGCGGGTCGGAGCTACTTTGCGCCCACTAGCGGGCATGGTGCTCAAAGAAGTTCAATGGGTCCTGCTACCTCTACTTTTTATCTCGCTGTTTTGGTGGCTCTACCTGATAAGGCGCCACGCAGCAGCACGCCCAGAGATAGTACCAGTGAACAACAGCCTGCGCAATTTGCTCGGTACCGCCGCACTGTTGGGCATCACGGCAACGCTCGGCCCTTGGGCACTCACGCTCCCAGAGGTATTAGTTATCAAGTTTTTGCTCCTCCCCGTGGTAGTTATAGAGCTAGGTAGGTTGTTGCTCAATGGGTCGCGCGCGGCTACCCAGCCGCGGCTAGTTGGCTTACCCCTCGGCCTAGCTTCTTTGGTACTGCTATTCACGAACCAAACGCCCGTTGATTCTACGTACCGCCAAAGCTACTGGTCCGTGACGGGCGGCGTTGGCAATGGCCGCTTTACCCGAGTACAAGAATATGAATCGACGGGCTGCGGCAGCACACCCCCGCCCCCTCAGTCATTCAGGCACGAGTACCAGTCGTTACAGCTGGGTGTGGCGCACATGGGGCAGAAGAAAGCCAATCCAAGTCAAGGCACACACGGATATAGCGTGGAAGTGGGCCTTCGCGGGATGCTAGGCCGCGACCGTGAGTATGACTCTATTGGCTCCCTGACCCGTACAACGCCATTGTTCACGTTCGTTCCCTATTCCATTCTCAACAGCCGTTATCTTGGCGTAGGTTTAGGCTTCTGGATTGGCCCACTAGGCTATTCTACTGCCGATAAAACCTACTCAGTTAATAAGTTTGATGCCTATTCACTGCTACGGCTGGGCCCACGGGAGCTTATCTATGCCCAAGGCGAGTACAATTCGCTCGAAGCAGGGTTAGGAAATCCAGCCACGCGCTTCGGCTTGGGGTCACAATTCAAGTCGAACGGCCAGGTGCAGGTGCTAGCGGGCCTCGCAATGGGCAAAAATTACAGAACGCCATCTAACAGCCGCAACCAGGCCTTTTTCATAGAAGCTAGCTTAAGGCCACAACCGAATCTATATGTGCAGCCTTACCTCACCCTAGGTGGGCGTGAGTTCCGACAAGCCAGCTTGCGCCTGCGGTATGACTTCCGCCGCCAGAAATAGCTTGGGCAGATCGGCTTTTTAATTCCAATAAATTTGAACCAGCACGATAATACCGATAACCAAAGCGGCGTAAACGCCCAACGCCCACCACTCGCCGGGGTCTTTGAAGTTATACGGATAGCGCTTGCGAGCTGCTTGCTGTACCCATACCGACACTACCGTGCCGCCAGTGGCAAGCCCCAAGGCTAAGGTCTGGGGTATGGCTTGGCGAAACAACAACAGCAAGGCAACCAGCGGCACAAGCCCCACAAGGTAGCCTAGCAGGCGGGTAGTAAAAAGGGTAGAAGACATACAAACAAATTAGCACTAACGGCTCAATCGGGTACGCCGTTGAGCCGTTAGCAGCGTGTAAAACGAAGTTCACGTTTTACACTACGTGTCGCAGACGTTTAGCGCTATGCTTTACTTTCATTGGCTAGCCCCAGCATTTTTTCTAGCGCGTCGCCATCTAGGGGTTTGGTGAAATAACCTTTCACTGCCTTATACCCTCTCGACTTTTCTATGTCTTCGGGGTGGATAGAAGAAGTTAGCACACAAACGCACACTTCCTTGGGCAGCTGTAGCGCGGAGAAGGCGTCCAGAAACTCCCACCCGTCCATCACCGGCATGTTGAGGTCGAGTAGAATCAGATCTGGAACTTCTTCTTGCCGTTGTAATGCGAGCAGCGTGTCGTAAGCTTCTTGGCCGTTTACGTACTTCTGTACTTCGCCAAAAGCCTTGTTCTGCTTTACAATCAGCTCCGTTATAACCAACGTAATTGGGTCGTCTTCAATAACATAAATCAAATCAAACACTTTCACTGAAGTAGACTTTAAAGGTGGATCCACTACCTAGCTCGCTCTCCACATCAATCTTACCGTTCATTGCTTCAATCTGATTCTTCGTGATAAAGAGGCCAACGCCGCGGGCATCTTCGTTGCTGTGGAAGGTTTTGTACATTCCGAAGAGCTTCGTGCGGTGACGATTCAGATCAATACCTAGGCCATTATCTTTAATAGTTAGAACGGTATACCCTTCTTCCAGATAGTAGCCCAATGCGATAATGGGGTAAGTATTAGTGGAGCGGTACTTAATAGCATTGCTAATTAAGTTGAGCAAAATACTGTCCAGGTACGCAGGCACCACGTTCACTGTTATAATAGACGGAATGTCGACGGAAACGGCGATGCTACTTTCGTGGATAAGTATATTCAGTGCCTCCAGGGTTTTGTTCACCTCTTCCCGCAGATTGCGCGGCTCTTTGGGCTGATTGGCGTGGCTGTTAGCCGTTACAATCTCATTGAGGTTGACGATGGTTTCGGCTAACTTATCGGTGCTGGTTTTCAGCATTTGCAGAAACATCGCACTTTGCGCCTGGTCCGTCGAAAGCTGCATGAGTTTCACCAGCGACGTCAAGTTGGCCGAGTGCGAACGGATGTTGTGAGAAATGATGTAGGCGAAGTTTTGCAGCCGATTATTTTGCTGCTTGGTTATCTCCAGTAGCTTTTGCGACCTTTCTAGGTTCTCGACGAGCAGCGTCACATCATATCCTACGCATAGGATTTCGCTTATCTGGCCAGCACTATCGAGTAACCCTTTGAATTCCCAGTGGTTAGATTTGACGGTACCGTCGCGGTAGGGCTTGCGCAGAATAACCTGGTGCGGAATTTCGGGCTCGGCAAAGCAACGCCCCACCACCCCGATGCATTTGGGCCAATCTTCTTCAACGATGCTCTGCAAGGACGACGTGCCGATGATCTTGCTATCGTAACCGAAACGCTCGTAGAAGAAATCGTTTACGTACGTGTACTTGCCCTGGGCATCAGTCTTGATAATGTACACCGACTGATTACTCAGAATAGATCCGTAGTGACTGGCTAGCTCGTGCGCATATATTTCCTCGTTGCGCTGCTTGGTAAAGTTCGTAAGCACCCCCAGCATCCGGTACGGCTGGCCGGCTTCATCCTGTATCAGAAGGCCTTGGCACAGCAACCAAACGATAGCCCCACTCTGGTGCGTACACCGCACTACCTGTTCGTAGCTTTTTGTGGACGAGGCAGTACAATGCGCGACGTGCGCATTAAGAGCAGCTAGGTCTTCTGCATTCACCACAGCCTGCCAACGTTCTACTACGTTTGGCAGCGCTTCCGGGTCATGCCCGACGGTGCGCCAGAACTTGGGAGATATCCACCGGTTTTCTGGGTTGTGCAGATCCCAGTACCAGAGCCCACCCAGCGAAGATTCTTGGATAAAGTCAAAAACTACACGTTGCGTCTTTTGTAGCTGGACAAGCTCTTCGTGGAGATAATTCATATCGGTAATTTATTGGCTTTGACAAGACAATCGACCTCACACGGGTAGCACTAATCTTGCCGAGGGCTAAACAATACAGACAAAAATATACCGCTACGCTTGACCTTAGTGTAGTTTTCTACAAACCCCTCCTTTCGTCACGGTCAACCTCCTGTATGACACGTTGACCTCATTCCTTTTCGAACACGGGTTCAATATGTCCGGTGGCGCTGATCTGCAAGGCAGCCGCATAGCGTGCGCCCGTGCGCTGCGACAAGAAGCCGCGAATGACACCAGTTTTACCTTTGCGCAGCAACTGGTTCATCTGCACGTCGCTCAGCGTTTTACCACCCCACTCAAACGGCGCCCGGAACTGGCAATCTTCCCGGAAGCGCGAGCAGCCCCAGGCCGTTTTGCCGCGCAGCATGGTACCTAGCTTGCACACTGGGCATGGAATCACGCCGGGGTCTTGGGCCGTTGTAGGCTTGCTTTCGGCAGCACGCACCAGTTCTAGCTGGTGCTGCGGCGTAAGGCGCACAGCCGCGTCGAACTTGGCTCCGGCATCGTCTACGAAGCTTTTAATAACGGGCGTGCGGCCTTTGGCAAGCAACGCACTTACTTGCTTGTCGGTGAACTTCTTCCCTTCAAATTCGGCGGGTAGTCGAAACTGACAATTCTCCCTAAAGCGGGAGCAGCCGAATGCCGTTTTGCCGCGCAGAATGTGCCCCGCACCACAAGACGGGCACGGACCTAGGCTCCCCGGAATGGCAGGCGTAGCAGGTTTAGCTCCTGGAGCTTGCGAGCCACCTTTTGCCGCAGCTGTAGCTGCTGCTTCAGGGGCGCCTACGGTAATAGAGCGGCGCGAACCGTCCTGCTTTACTTCCAACACCATCTCACGCACGAGGCTTTTCAGCTCGCCCAAGAACTGGTCTGAGTCTAGGTTGCCGGCTTCGATCTGGCGCAGCTTCTTCTCCCACTGCCCCGTCAGCTCCGCCGACTTCAG
This Hymenobacter sp. GOD-10R DNA region includes the following protein-coding sequences:
- a CDS encoding prolipoprotein diacylglyceryl transferase encodes the protein MPCYLHLLLPTPVGHFYYDIFYLLGFGVAGVLLLLEAKRRQYAWRPWLVLMAGAQLLLILGTKLVAGSAADWQHLFALGIWNGPDHRSILGGLLGVVLAVAILRRWLGFDRDAYDALALPLMVGLAVQGIGCFLTGCCFGIVAPTLPFSVAYAPGTLPFLVQVSRGVLEASAPSSLPVHPAQLYQILLCLGIAAVLLATRRKQWPDGWRFTLVLLLYVLGRFGFEFWRDAAGDVVGSGLWGSLKPVQWGLLLALPLLGGWLIYQKKTAAPATGSVLSNDWRPMFTVATLLLLTAALGPQWLTWSERWVVQSLLLTVMILEANHLRQLHNRVHSAPKLATMLGCLAMLTMSQAPAPQDPTLQPERQGYTTFSVGGSAGSMRQLYDYPYGCSGSRYDVPTYRQHYQVGTLDVAQTQPFGRHLTFTYGAALHVGQTRFLPDQDTSFVPHSAYNTPVPAFTYDGKRQLFTINPYLEVARPEYLRMGLGVHLGTAAYDFPYSPGERNKVRLQFLLEGGYMPYVFLHMSINQGARGVGDGTSMVGLGSGFGQNEPRLLTGLALVNSESNAGLLEKVTYSYIPFIQGSIPVNANWEILPYAATNFKHVNQVRVQLRYRLPRATTR
- a CDS encoding DUF2905 domain-containing protein, translated to MTPQLGKILVLLGLGIVLLGAFLWLGGGSLLGWFGRLPGDVRVERPGFRLYAPFVSMVLISLLLSLIMWLVRRFGG
- a CDS encoding prolipoprotein diacylglyceryl transferase family protein, which codes for MSSLLLPSPLGHHYYSLFYLLAFALNQGLLLWEGYRRGYPVRTWLLLMACTTLAFILGTKLIAVPASEWAAWWHTGQWPTSTMRSALGGAVSGTLALLALRRWLGFSWHVFDAFTVPFCVALAVQCVGCLLTGCCFGELAHDGLGLCYAPGTPPFLTQVQQGLIAATASHSLPVQPVQVYQLLVCLAVGATILLVRRKPWPGGSWRLLGLGLLLLGRFWLEFLRDPASERVGATLRPLAGMVLKEVQWVLLPLLFISLFWWLYLIRRHAAARPEIVPVNNSLRNLLGTAALLGITATLGPWALTLPEVLVIKFLLLPVVVIELGRLLLNGSRAATQPRLVGLPLGLASLVLLFTNQTPVDSTYRQSYWSVTGGVGNGRFTRVQEYESTGCGSTPPPPQSFRHEYQSLQLGVAHMGQKKANPSQGTHGYSVEVGLRGMLGRDREYDSIGSLTRTTPLFTFVPYSILNSRYLGVGLGFWIGPLGYSTADKTYSVNKFDAYSLLRLGPRELIYAQGEYNSLEAGLGNPATRFGLGSQFKSNGQVQVLAGLAMGKNYRTPSNSRNQAFFIEASLRPQPNLYVQPYLTLGGREFRQASLRLRYDFRRQK
- a CDS encoding response regulator; this translates as MFDLIYVIEDDPITLVITELIVKQNKAFGEVQKYVNGQEAYDTLLALQRQEEVPDLILLDLNMPVMDGWEFLDAFSALQLPKEVCVCVLTSSIHPEDIEKSRGYKAVKGYFTKPLDGDALEKMLGLANESKA
- a CDS encoding PAS domain-containing sensor histidine kinase produces the protein MNYLHEELVQLQKTQRVVFDFIQESSLGGLWYWDLHNPENRWISPKFWRTVGHDPEALPNVVERWQAVVNAEDLAALNAHVAHCTASSTKSYEQVVRCTHQSGAIVWLLCQGLLIQDEAGQPYRMLGVLTNFTKQRNEEIYAHELASHYGSILSNQSVYIIKTDAQGKYTYVNDFFYERFGYDSKIIGTSSLQSIVEEDWPKCIGVVGRCFAEPEIPHQVILRKPYRDGTVKSNHWEFKGLLDSAGQISEILCVGYDVTLLVENLERSQKLLEITKQQNNRLQNFAYIISHNIRSHSANLTSLVKLMQLSTDQAQSAMFLQMLKTSTDKLAETIVNLNEIVTANSHANQPKEPRNLREEVNKTLEALNILIHESSIAVSVDIPSIITVNVVPAYLDSILLNLISNAIKYRSTNTYPIIALGYYLEEGYTVLTIKDNGLGIDLNRHRTKLFGMYKTFHSNEDARGVGLFITKNQIEAMNGKIDVESELGSGSTFKVYFSESV